In the Corvus cornix cornix isolate S_Up_H32 chromosome 18, ASM73873v5, whole genome shotgun sequence genome, one interval contains:
- the PIK3R6 gene encoding phosphoinositide 3-kinase regulatory subunit 6 has product MESPEVESDILRRVRALLRELDGHHPSCQSDRGMLRWTLHKKIDQNPSTSCVLVRILVKELERAERGDLRHYIIPLLHTLMYTLIQAPCIPDELCARVYDFCKRLLTLPKPFCTIGLAYASRLKVERTAPGTLYQRMVISEQSLRSAPYPYQERIFIFADPELLPEAICTALVTDTEAARVSQSPRGCMSCVVTHALQAALGDTCDIHGLRARLQALPPGDVEHWFQQVVAAVECAGSEGGSERGQHTARLERIYHGLLGSLPAGNAPQEGLQGTPLPNPNISFHLWTEDEQLWKELVLFLRPLSQSCEPDCLGQDLDPIEIQDILPDCACCGQSRFSVLSTDSGIERDLPAQEEPCAPCAADTEHSRLHRKGGIKKKLSPLDSVAFLQAGSSGPGGKSPGKLPRRSGVPPEPAAPLQRLHTARVVLLGDDRILGRLAQAYHSLRKRETRRVFLTPRLNLQFYHIPVVPGQPHPSAAADHAGPEELCEVAGYLGRADPWYESNINTLCHMIPKLATMPSSPSRALVTDLFLTDVIAYYARMGTQPVCFQVHAVKVLFRDPAQEPAEDVFLTELLTQVQDSPSHRELSTTKRKTTLDGPGIDLTVTYRKVVLSDREKELALALRSTGLLMKAISADEAAGRGCLSVTITEIVRINNLAGRSFSAVANRFKTRNIKIRSPEQRPFTVRLDKDSRRTYRDVIGLEVSPCLEPSYCLQKTRTMKCSPHETEDVGLVKYLPKSLLLPINTFAGVIQ; this is encoded by the exons ATGGAGAGCCCAG AGGTGGAGTCGGACATCCTGCGGCGGGTGCGGGCGCTGCTGCGGGAGCTGGACGGGCACCACCCGTCCTGCCAGAGCGACCGAG GAATGCTGCGATGGACCCTGCACAAGAAAATCGACCAGAATCCCAGcaccagctgtgtcctggtcAGGATCCTGGtgaaggagctggaaagg gcAGAGCGAGGGGACCTCCGGCACTACATCATCCCCCTGCTGCACACGCTGATGTACACCTTGATACAG gcTCCCTGCATCCCTGACGAGCTCTGTGCCAGGGTTTATGACTTCTGCAAGAGGCTGCTGACCCTGCCCAAGCCCTTCTGCACCATCGGGCTGGCCTATGCCAGCAGGCTGAAGGTGGAGAGGACAGCCCCAG GAACCTTGTACCAAAGGATGGTCATCTCCGAGCAAAGCCTGCGCAGCGCCCCGTACCCCTACCAGGAGAG gATTTTCATCTTTGCtgacccagagctgctgcccgAGGCCATCTGCACCGCCCTGGTCACCGACACCGAGGCGGCCCGGGTGTCCCAGAGCCCCCGGGGCTGCATGAGCTGCGTGGTCACCCACGCCCTGCAGGCGGCCCTGGGTGACACCTGCGACATCCACGGCCTCAGGGCTCGACTCCAG GCCCTGCCCCCGGGGGACGTGGAGCACTGGTTCCAGCAGGTGGTGGCGGCCGTGGAGTGTGCAGGGAGCGAGGGGGGCTCGGAGCGGGGCCAGCACAcggccaggctggagaggatCTACCACGGCCTCCTGGGCTCCCTGCCCGCAG GGAATGCTCcccaggaagggctgcaggggaCCCCTCTGCCCAACCCCAACATCAGCTTCCACCTGTGGACAGAAgatgagcagctct ggaaggagctggtgcTGTTCCTCCGCCCGCTGTCGCAAAGCTGCGAGCCCGACTGCCTCGGGCAGGACCTGGACCCCATCGAGATCCAGGACATCCTCCCGGACTGTGCCTGCTGCGGGCAGAGCCGCTTCTCCGTGCTTTCCACCGACAGCGGCATCGAGCGGGACCTGCCCGCTCAGGAGGAGCCGTGCGCTCCCTGCGCCGCGGACACCGAGCACTCCCGGCTCCACAGGAAGGGGGGCATCAAGAAAAAGCTGTCCCCGCTGGACAGCGTGGCCTTcctgcaggctggcagcagtggcCCCGGGGGGAAGTCCCCCGGGAAGCTGCCCAGGAGGTCGGGAGTGCCCCCGGAGCCCGCGGCCCCGCTGCAGAGGCTGCACACCGCCCgcgtggtgctgctgggggacGACCGCATCCTGGGGCGCCTGGCACAAGCCTACCACTCCCTCAG GAAACGGGAAACCCGGCGAGTGTTCCTGACGCCCAGGCTGAACCTGCAGTTCTACCACATCCCCGTGGTGCCGGGGCAGCCGCACCCCTCGGCTGCTGCG GACCACGCTGGCCCCGAGGAGCTGTGTGAGGTGGCCGGGTACCTGGGCAGAGCCGACCCCTGGTACGAGAGCAACATCAACACCCTGTGCCACATGATCCCCAAGCTGGCCACCATG CCATCGTCGCCGAGCAGGGCCCTGGTGACCGACCTGTTCCTCACCGATGTCATCGCCTACTACGCCCGCATGGGCACCCAGCCCGTCTGCTTCCAGGTGCACGCTGTCAAG GTCCTGTTCCGGGACCCGGCGCAGGAGCCGGCCGAGGACGTGTTCCTCACGGAGCTGCTGACGCAGGTGCAGGACAGCCCTTCCCACAGAG agctgagcacaacCAAGAGGAAAACCACCCTGGATGGCCCTGGCATCGACCTCACAGTGACCTACAGGAAG GTTGTGCTCAGTGACCGGGAGAAGGAGCTGGCCCTGGCCCTGCGCTCCACGGGCCTGCTGATGAAAGCCATCTCCGCTGACGAGGCTGCAG GGCGCGGCTGTCTGAGCGTGACCATCACCGAGATCGTCAGGATCAACAACCTGGCAGGACGGTCCTTCTCA GCTGTGGCAAACAGGTTCAAAACACGGAATATCAAGATcaggagcccagagcagagACCCTTCACCGTGCGGCTGGACAAGGACAGCAGGAGAACCTACAGGGACGTGATCGG CCTGGAGGTGTCTCCCTGCCTCGAGCCCAGCTACTGCCTGCAGAAGACAAGGACCATGAAATGCAGCCCTCACGAAACAGAAGATGTGGGGCTTGTGAAATACCTGCCCaagtctctgctgctgcccatcaACACTTTTGCGGGAGTCATCCAgtga
- the MFSD6L gene encoding LOW QUALITY PROTEIN: major facilitator superfamily domain-containing protein 6-like (The sequence of the model RefSeq protein was modified relative to this genomic sequence to represent the inferred CDS: inserted 1 base in 1 codon), with amino-acid sequence MSERWDVGRALALAALFRLLQGAGRGCAAPFVPLYLRLLGLPAPLVGAAAGARHLAALAVPLCCPRGRAGRRLLLAGSVLGSAGASLALTLIPPAGDTGCDRSGQLGLPGSLPSALPSTLLVPVPTTVPSPMTSPVPSPGTSSYTALSSSAVTDTRAVPKGTGRAAADVLAASRKPALGISTFQGLLGTPGALQENGRGLGEGDPKGDGSLDGPSGWTVRAVDLRTQEPERPASSGPPSPGLQEETPGSAATDLAVDAEESLNATESNEPALFKTAFPTAVGNAYVSENLLESRDVKFKAVQSIFQDREYQVFXMVLGAVVLWELLATSLEWTMDESVYEYLDFVDATDRFGRLWLWSSAGAAAGACGVSVLVDQLDCSLGRSIPRLAVHFYSYAVLAMLSLLVSAFFPGHIPRKSARAPRLAKALALLWGDGRALLFAGTMFLVGAASSAGHNFLLWQLQDQGSSELLMGLWVALGPLAELGLHPLKGQLLRALPGTRMVVLSLGVLAAQLLSYSLLRAPWAALPVQALSALSSGALRWQLEGTVGDIARPGTERALHALLGGLWAGGASLGSFGGGFVVQHLGLAVLFQASCVGLGLWILFFIIVQSRLPRQRKINYSRLLAADSSEMSDSEEENEKDWLVKAMKDESFNRNWIQQHGVN; translated from the exons ATGAGCGAGCGGTGGGACGTGGGCCGGGCCCTGGCGCTGGCCGCGCTGTTCCGGCTGCTGCAGGGCgcgggccggggctgcgccGCGCCCTTCGTGCCGCTGTACCTGCGGCTGCTCGGGCTGCCCGCGCCGCTCGTGGGGGCCGCGGCCGGGGCCCGGCACCTGGCGGCGCTCGCCGTGCCCCTGTGCTgcccgcggggccgcgccggcCGGCGGCTGCTGCTGGCGGGGTCGGTGCTGGGCTCGGCCGGGGCCAGCCTGGCGCTCACCCTCATCCCGCCCGCGGGGGACACGGGCTGCGACCGCAGCGGGCAGCTCGGCCTGCCCGGCTCCCTGCCCTCCGCTCTCCCTTCCACTCTGCTCGTCCCGGTGCCCACCACAGTGCCCAGCCCGATGACCAGCCCGGTGCCCAGCCCCGGCACAAGCAGTTACACAGCGTTAAGCTCGAGTGCTGTGACGGACACGAGAGCTGTGCCAAAGGGAACggggagagcagctgctgacGTGTTGGCAGCGAGCAGGAAGCCCGCTCTGGGCATTTCAACCTTCCAGGGGTTATTGGGCACACCAGGTGCACTTCAGGAAAACGGCAGAGGACTTGGGGAAGGCGATCCGAAGGGAGATGGCTCCTTGGATGGTCCCTCTGGCTGGACAGTGAGAGCCGTTGATCTGCGGACACAGGAGCCAGAAAGGCCGGCTTCCTCCGGACCTCCCTCCCCCGGACTCCAGGAGGAAACTCCGGGTTCTGCTGCAACAGATCTTGCTGTTGATGCTGAGGAAAGCCTAAATGCTACTGAGAGTAATGAGCCAGCTTtgtttaaaacagcttttccaacAGCTGTTGGAAATGCCTACGTGTCTGAAAACCTTTTGGAGTCTCGAGATGTCAAGTTCAAGGCAGTGCAAAGCATCTTCCAGGACAGAGAGTATCAAGTTT TCATGGTCCTGGGCGCTGTGGTGCTTTGGGAGCTGTTGGCCACTTCCCTGGAATGGACCATGGATGAGAGTGTCTACGAGTACCTGGACTTTGTGGACGCCACGGACAGGTTCGGGCGGCTCTGGCTGTGGAGTTCTGCGGGCGCGGCCGCCGGAGCCTGCGGCGTGTCCGTGCTGGTGGATCAGCTGGATTGCTCCCTTGGCCGCTCCATCCCCCGCCTCGCCGTGCACTTCTACAGCTACGCTGTCCTGGCAATGCTCTCACTGCTTGTCAGCGCCTTCTTTCCCGGCCACATTCCCAGGAAGAGCGCCCGTGCTCCCAGGCTGGCCAAAGCGCTGGCCCTGCTGTGGGGGGACGGCCGGGCGCTGCTGTTCGCGGGCACCATGTTCCTCGtgggtgctgccagctctgccgGGCACAACTTCctcctgtggcagctgcaggaccagggcagcAGCGAGCTCCTCATGGGGCTCTGGGTGGCCCTGGGgcctctggcagagctgggccttCACCCCCTCAAGGGGCAGCTGCTGCGGGCGCTGCCGGGCACCAGGATGGTGGTGCTGAGCCTGGGCGTGCTGGCAGCGCAGCTCCTCAGCTACTCCCTGCTCCGGGCTCCGTGGGCAGCGCTCCCCGTGCAGGCGCTGTCCGCCCTCAGCAGCGGGGCCCTGCGCTGGCAGCTGGAGGGGACAGTGGGGGACATCGCCAGGCCGGGCACGGAGCGCGCCCTGCACGCCCTGCTCGGGGGGCTCTGGGCGGGAggagccagcctgggcagcTTTGGGGGCGGGTTTGTGGTGCAGCACttggggctggcagtgctgttccAGGCCAGCTGCGTGGGGCTCGGGCTCTGGATCCTCTTCTTCATAATTGTCCAATCCAGACTGCCCCGgcagaggaaaattaattattccCGACTCCTGGCTGCTGATTCCAGTGAAATGAGCGACTCTGAGGAGGAGAACGAGAAGGACTGGCTGGTAAAGGCCATGAAGGATGAGAGCTTTAACAGGAATTGGATACAGCAGCACGGGGTCAACTAA